ATTAAAAACTAAAAATTCATATCTGCGCTGGCGCGCGGATAAGGGTCTAGTTTATTTTAATTAATGTGACCTCTTTAGAGAAATTCCAAATCAAACCTGAAAAAGAAAAAAACAACCAAATCCACGAGATTTGCATATGAATCACACTGCACATGAGACTCTCTGGCGGCGATGGCGATTAGGGTTTCCTCTCGAATCTGTCACCGCATGATCTAATCGTCTCCCCGATTCTCTCAGCTGATTAGATCCACTCGAGCTGCTTAAGATCCGCCTCAATCAACCCACCAAACCGTTCAAATACCTTCAAAGAAATGGGAGATTATGGCGAACATCATTCGCGTTTCAGTGACCGGTCTTCACGAAGGAGACTACTCCGGTCATAGACGTGTCCATTAAGCATGTGTGGCTTCTCAGTCGAATAATTGAAGCTTTGGGGAACCTTGAGATCTACATCCCTAAAGCCGAGATGAATCGTAGTAGGAAGAGAAAGGAGCCATCTCTACTGGAGGAACTTAAAAGAGCTGGAGATTCTAGAGGAAGGCGAGATGGTAGATAGTCCAGACTTGGAGGTGGATGACCTCATCGAGGAAAACACACTCAGCGTTATAGTTCACTGCCTTAACCCCTATGTGCATAAAGTTGGAGGTCTGGTGAAGGCCCTTCCCCCAATCTGGGGTATGGAGGAGAGAGTTCGAGGGAGAGGTGTGGGAGAGAACAGAGTACAATTCATTTTTACCTCGGAGAACGATCTTCAGCATGTCCTATCCAAAGGACCTTGGTTTGTCAATGGATGGATGGTGTCCATGGACCAGTGGAACCCCAACCCACCACCAGAGTATCTGCAACGCATCCCCTTTTGGATAAAAGTTCGTGGCCTTCCTATCCATATGCTGAAACGAGAAATTGTGGAGAGTCTGTTAGGACCACTTGGGGAAGTTGGACCAGTGGAAATTCATGCAAAAGCCTCAAACTCTTTGGAGTATGTGC
This sequence is a window from Brassica oleracea var. oleracea cultivar TO1000 chromosome C1, BOL, whole genome shotgun sequence. Protein-coding genes within it:
- the LOC106341187 gene encoding uncharacterized protein At4g02000-like; translated protein: MVDSPDLEVDDLIEENTLSVIVHCLNPYVHKVGGLVKALPPIWGMEERVRGRGVGENRVQFIFTSENDLQHVLSKGPWFVNGWMVSMDQWNPNPPPEYLQRIPFWIKVRGLPIHMLKREIVESLLGPLGEVGPVEIHAKASNSLEYVRAKVNINTEEPLQFRRVARFKS